One Cellulomonas taurus genomic region harbors:
- a CDS encoding M3 family metallopeptidase, translating into MTTLDPTNPFAAPSTLPYGLPDFTAIRTEHYRPALLAGMAAERAEVEAIATDPAEPTVENTLVALERSGHLLHVAATVFYNVASADSTDELAELEEEIAPLLAAHQDAIFLDQRLFARVDALMDQRAELALDADTDYLLTTLHTDFIRAGIRLDEAAQTRLRELNAEITRLETVFGRLLLDETNAAAVLVTDRAELAGLPEDAIAAAAEAATRRGHEGAWLIDLILPTQQPLLAQLQHRGLRERLHTASVTRGGKGGEHDTRATLLALARARAERAQLLGYQHHAAYVVEDATAKTVDAVDGILRPLAPAAVANARTEAAVLEAALRRDVPGATLEAWDWSYYAEQVRKEVRSLDDSLLRPYLELDRVLTEGVFRAAHELYGLSFTERTDLVGYHPDVRVFEVFNADGSGLGLFLGDYWTRDSKRGGAWMNNLVDQSHLLAEKPVVVNNLNIPKPPAGEPTLLTWDEVITMFHEFGHALHGLFSDVRYPSQSGTEVPRDFVEYPSQVNEIWAWEPSILAAYAVHHQTGEPMPQAWIDTLIAARQDGEGFATTEYLAAALLDQAWYRLSPEQVPTDVDEVQRFEAAALAEAGVDFAPVPPRYRTTYFNHVFGSGYSAGYYSYIWSEVLDADTVTWFEENGGLRRENGDRFRSVLLSKGGSVDPMDAFRELRGREPRTEPLLARRGLAV; encoded by the coding sequence ATGACGACCCTCGATCCCACGAACCCCTTCGCCGCTCCGTCCACGCTGCCCTACGGCCTGCCGGACTTCACCGCCATCCGCACCGAGCACTACCGGCCGGCCCTGCTGGCCGGGATGGCGGCCGAGCGCGCGGAGGTGGAGGCGATCGCCACCGACCCGGCTGAGCCGACGGTGGAGAACACCCTGGTGGCGCTGGAGCGTTCGGGTCATCTGCTGCACGTCGCCGCGACCGTCTTCTACAACGTGGCCTCCGCCGACTCCACCGACGAGCTCGCCGAGCTGGAGGAGGAGATCGCCCCGCTGCTGGCGGCCCACCAGGACGCGATCTTCCTGGACCAGCGCCTGTTCGCCCGGGTGGACGCCCTGATGGACCAGCGCGCGGAACTGGCCCTGGACGCCGACACCGACTACCTGTTGACGACCCTGCACACCGACTTCATCCGGGCGGGCATCCGCCTGGACGAGGCGGCGCAGACCCGTCTGCGGGAGCTGAACGCGGAGATCACCCGGCTGGAGACCGTCTTCGGGCGGTTGCTGCTGGATGAGACGAATGCCGCCGCCGTCCTGGTCACCGACCGGGCGGAGCTGGCCGGGCTGCCCGAGGACGCGATCGCCGCCGCCGCGGAGGCCGCCACCCGTCGCGGACACGAGGGTGCCTGGCTGATCGACCTGATCCTGCCCACCCAGCAGCCGCTGCTTGCCCAGCTCCAGCACCGCGGGCTGCGCGAGCGGCTGCACACCGCCTCGGTCACCCGCGGGGGCAAGGGCGGTGAGCACGACACCCGCGCCACCCTGCTCGCGCTGGCCAGGGCCCGGGCCGAGCGCGCCCAGCTGCTCGGCTACCAGCACCACGCGGCCTACGTGGTGGAGGACGCCACCGCCAAGACCGTCGACGCCGTGGACGGCATCCTGCGCCCGCTCGCCCCGGCGGCGGTCGCCAACGCCCGCACCGAGGCCGCCGTCCTGGAGGCCGCCCTGCGCCGCGACGTGCCCGGGGCGACGCTGGAGGCCTGGGACTGGTCGTACTACGCCGAGCAGGTCCGCAAGGAGGTCCGTTCGCTGGACGACAGCCTGCTGCGGCCCTACCTGGAGCTGGACCGGGTGCTGACCGAGGGCGTCTTCCGTGCCGCCCACGAGCTCTACGGCCTGAGCTTCACCGAGCGCACCGACCTGGTCGGCTACCACCCGGACGTGCGGGTCTTCGAGGTGTTCAACGCCGACGGCTCCGGGCTGGGCCTGTTCCTCGGCGACTACTGGACCCGGGACTCCAAGCGCGGCGGTGCCTGGATGAACAACCTGGTGGACCAGTCGCACCTGCTGGCCGAGAAGCCGGTCGTCGTGAACAACCTCAACATCCCCAAGCCCCCGGCAGGTGAGCCCACCCTGCTCACCTGGGACGAGGTCATCACGATGTTCCACGAGTTCGGCCACGCGCTGCACGGGCTGTTCTCCGACGTGCGGTACCCCTCGCAGTCGGGCACCGAGGTGCCGCGCGACTTCGTGGAGTACCCCTCGCAGGTGAACGAGATCTGGGCCTGGGAGCCGAGCATCCTGGCCGCCTACGCCGTGCACCACCAGACCGGGGAGCCGATGCCGCAGGCGTGGATCGACACCCTGATCGCCGCCCGGCAGGACGGTGAGGGCTTCGCCACCACCGAGTACCTCGCCGCGGCGCTGCTGGACCAGGCCTGGTACCGGCTGTCGCCGGAGCAGGTGCCGACCGACGTGGACGAGGTGCAGCGGTTCGAGGCGGCGGCGCTGGCCGAGGCCGGGGTGGACTTCGCCCCGGTGCCGCCGCGTTACCGCACCACGTACTTCAACCACGTGTTCGGCAGCGGCTACTCCGCGGGGTACTACTCCTACATCTGGTCCGAGGTGCTGGACGCGGACACCGTGACCTGGTTCGAGGAGAACGGCGGGCTGCGCCGGGAGAACGGCGACCGGTTCCGCAGCGTGCTGCTGAGCAAGGGCGGATCGGTGGACCCGATGGACGCGTTCCGCGAGCTCCGGGGCCGGGAGCCGCGCACCGAGCCGCTGCTGGCCCGTCGCGGCCTGGCGGTCTGA
- a CDS encoding GNAT family N-acetyltransferase, translating to MDPFELTDGTVLLRIPGAEDVDDITRICQDPTIQEWTTVPSPYTREIGVGFVEEFVAGGWTKGSPTWAIRELADNARLVGMIGLTAQPVRSAEIGWWLAPEARGRGLMARAVELVVDAAFGRLALDRIEWRAFVGNDPSRAVAERSGFTVEGCIRGGAVDGETRRDDWVGTLLATDRR from the coding sequence ATGGACCCCTTCGAGCTGACCGACGGCACCGTCCTGCTCCGCATCCCTGGAGCCGAGGACGTCGACGACATCACCCGCATCTGCCAGGACCCGACGATCCAGGAGTGGACCACCGTCCCCTCGCCGTACACCCGCGAGATCGGGGTGGGCTTCGTCGAGGAGTTCGTGGCCGGCGGCTGGACCAAGGGCAGCCCGACCTGGGCGATCCGCGAGCTCGCCGATAACGCCCGCCTGGTCGGCATGATCGGCCTGACCGCCCAGCCGGTGCGCTCGGCGGAGATCGGCTGGTGGCTGGCGCCCGAGGCCCGGGGCCGCGGACTGATGGCCCGTGCGGTGGAGCTGGTGGTGGATGCCGCCTTCGGCCGCCTGGCGCTGGACCGGATCGAGTGGCGGGCGTTCGTCGGCAACGACCCGTCGCGGGCGGTGGCCGAGCGGTCGGGCTTCACCGTCGAGGGCTGCATCCGCGGCGGCGCCGTCGACGGCGAGACCCGGCGCGACGACTGGGTCGGCACCCTGCTGGCGACGGATCGGCGATGA
- a CDS encoding fructosamine kinase family protein, translated as MAASYRKQRGGAPHGFFACEAAGLRWLRVPGGPPVVEVIEVADDHLDLVRLDPVTPTPAAAREFGARLAVLHDAGAPAFGSPPAGWSGDGFFGPLDQPWPMRSGGYASWGEFLAECRIEPLAEALGSPGPRSAGDSDLRRLADLLRSGALDDDDSPTRLHGDLWSGNVLWTPDGATLIDPAAHGGHRESDLAMLALFGLPELDAVLAGYQRVRPLRRGWRERVGLHQIYPVGMHAVLFGGGYRAQLDRLVAEALARS; from the coding sequence ATGGCAGCCAGCTACCGGAAACAGCGCGGCGGGGCGCCGCACGGGTTCTTCGCCTGCGAGGCCGCCGGGCTCCGCTGGCTCCGGGTACCGGGTGGGCCGCCGGTGGTGGAGGTGATCGAGGTCGCCGACGACCACCTGGACCTGGTGCGACTGGACCCGGTGACACCGACCCCGGCAGCGGCACGGGAGTTCGGGGCGCGGCTGGCGGTGCTGCACGACGCGGGCGCGCCGGCGTTCGGCAGCCCGCCGGCCGGGTGGTCGGGTGACGGGTTCTTCGGGCCGCTGGACCAGCCGTGGCCGATGCGGTCCGGGGGGTACGCCTCGTGGGGCGAATTCCTGGCCGAGTGCCGGATCGAGCCGTTGGCCGAGGCGCTGGGCTCGCCGGGTCCGAGGTCCGCCGGAGACTCGGACCTGCGACGGCTGGCGGACCTGCTGCGGTCCGGGGCGCTGGACGACGACGACTCCCCCACGCGGCTGCACGGCGACCTGTGGTCCGGCAACGTGCTCTGGACACCGGACGGCGCGACCCTGATCGATCCGGCGGCGCACGGCGGTCATCGCGAGTCCGATCTGGCGATGCTCGCGTTGTTCGGCCTGCCGGAGCTGGATGCGGTGCTCGCCGGGTACCAGCGGGTGCGTCCGCTGCGGCGCGGCTGGCGGGAGCGGGTCGGTCTGCACCAGATCTACCCGGTGGGGATGCACGCGGTGCTGTTCGGCGGCGGCTACCGGGCGCAGCTGGACCGACTGGTCGCCGAGGCGCTCGCCCGGAGCTGA
- a CDS encoding cation diffusion facilitator family transporter codes for MTQDSATGDRTPQQESTLTVVLALAANALVALAKTVAAVLTGAASMVAEAAHSWADTGNEVFLLVAQRRGARPADSGHPVGYGREIYIWSLFAAIGLFAVGAGVSITHGIQELVHPEPAENFTVAYVVLGVAFVLEGISFLQAWRQARAAADSRDRELWEHILSTSDPTVRAVFFEDAAALVGIVIAAAGIAAHQLTGSSVPDAVGSILVGVLLGVVALVLIDRNRRFLVGESADPELERAAVRTLLGLPGVARVTQVRLEFVGAGRVFLTGAVDLTGNPAEDDASHALAAIEREVARTPGVIGAVLSLSEPEEPALHG; via the coding sequence ATGACGCAGGACAGTGCCACGGGCGACCGGACGCCGCAGCAGGAGAGCACCCTCACCGTGGTGCTGGCCCTGGCGGCCAATGCCCTGGTCGCGCTCGCCAAGACCGTCGCGGCGGTGCTCACCGGCGCGGCGTCGATGGTGGCCGAGGCGGCGCACTCGTGGGCGGACACGGGCAACGAGGTCTTCCTGCTGGTGGCGCAGCGTCGAGGTGCCCGGCCCGCCGACAGCGGCCACCCGGTCGGCTACGGCCGGGAGATCTACATCTGGTCGCTGTTCGCGGCGATCGGGCTGTTCGCCGTCGGTGCCGGGGTGTCGATCACCCACGGCATCCAGGAACTCGTGCACCCGGAGCCGGCGGAGAACTTCACCGTGGCCTACGTGGTGCTCGGCGTCGCCTTCGTGCTGGAGGGCATCTCCTTCCTGCAGGCATGGCGGCAGGCCAGAGCGGCGGCCGACAGCCGCGACCGCGAGCTGTGGGAGCACATCCTGAGCACCTCGGACCCGACGGTGCGCGCGGTGTTCTTCGAGGATGCGGCGGCGCTGGTCGGCATCGTGATCGCCGCGGCCGGGATCGCGGCGCATCAGCTGACCGGGTCCTCGGTGCCGGATGCCGTCGGGTCGATCCTGGTCGGTGTGCTGCTGGGGGTGGTGGCGCTGGTGCTGATCGACCGCAACCGCCGGTTCCTGGTCGGGGAGAGCGCCGACCCGGAGCTGGAGCGGGCGGCGGTGCGCACCCTGCTCGGACTGCCCGGGGTGGCCCGGGTGACCCAGGTGCGGCTGGAGTTCGTCGGGGCCGGGCGGGTGTTCCTCACCGGCGCCGTCGACCTGACCGGGAATCCCGCTGAGGACGACGCCTCGCACGCCCTGGCCGCCATCGAGCGCGAGGTGGCGCGGACGCCCGGCGTGATCGGGGCAGTGCTCTCGCTCTCCGAACCGGAGGAGCCCGCCCTGCACGGGTGA